One region of Pagrus major chromosome 7, Pma_NU_1.0 genomic DNA includes:
- the gpr182 gene encoding G-protein coupled receptor 182: MSAHEHNISLDHLNGTPWFVYECSIELDANNRRVALFLLYLFVFMVGLLENLLVVWVNWRRRHSASGVLFCIINVSLSDLMVIVILPFFMMEVTMDKVWLWGRFLCKVTNLIYVVNFYSSSLFLAFMTLERYLSLTRPTFPAFFPVVGRRRWVLCGGLWTFSLFLALMENVHVDLLEWDEPGCYMMPEHHFIEWFVTVEFLCLLFQFLGPAAVIITCNVLIARAVQTAQDVQGRREVWLVHVYSLVFVMCWLPYHMVMFLMIIDDINPYIFSCNTVEVLYFSFSVVQSLSLFHCVANPILYNFLSKSFRNNLINTVVTYLPREGTEGQLGAGTQPNALNGDGGNPGKQRKLSNASTSQSDVGS, translated from the coding sequence ATGAGCGCCCACGAGCACAACATCTCACTGGACCACCTCAATGGCACGCCGTGGTTCGTCTACGAGTGCAGCATCGAGCTGGATGCCAACAATCGGCGCGTCGCCCTCTTCCTGCTCTACCTTTTCGTCTTCATGGTGGGCCTGCTGGAGAACTTGCTGGTCGTTTGGGTCAACTGGCGTCGACGCCACTCGGCCAGCGGGGTCCTCTTCTGCATCATCAACGTGAGCCTGTCGGACCTGATGGTGATTGTGATCCTGCCTTTCTTCATGATGGAGGTGACCATGGACAAGGTTTGGCTGTGGGGTCGCTTCCTCTGCAAGGTCACCAACCTCATCTATGTGGTCAACTTCTACAGCAGCTCCTTATTCCTGGCCTTCATGACCCTGGAGCGTTATCTGTCCCTGACCAGACCCACGTTTCCCGCCTTCTTCCCTGTGGTGGGCCGGCGCCGCTGGGTGCTCTGCGGAGGCCTGTGGACGTTCTCCTTGTTCCTGGCTCTGATGGAGAACGTCCACGTGGATCTTCTAGAGTGGGACGAGCCCGGCTGTTACATGATGCCCGAGCACCACTTCATCGAGTGGTTCGTCACTGTGGAGTTCCTGTGCCTGCTCTTCCAGTTCCTGGGCCCGGCCGCCGTCATCATCACCTGTAACGTGCTGATCGCTCGCGCAGTTCAAACTGCGCAGGATGTGCAGGGCCGCCGGGAGGTGTGGCTGGTGCACGTGTACTCCCTGGTGTTTGTCATGTGCTGGCTGCCCTACCACATGGTCATGTTCCTTATGATCATAGACGACATCAACCCCTACATCTTCAGCTGCAACACGGTGGAAGTCCTTTACTTCTCGTTCAGCGTGGTGCAGAGCCTGTCTCTGTTCCACTGCGTCGCCAACCCCATCCTCTACAACTTCCTCAGCAAGAGCTTCCgcaacaacctgatcaacacTGTGGTGACGTACTTACCCAGAGAGGGAACTGAGGGCCAGCTGGGTGCAGGGACCCAGCCCAACGCTCTCAACGGAGACGGGGGAAACCCGGGGAAGCAACGCAAGCTAAGTAACGCCAGCACCAGCCAGTCTGACGTCGGCTCATAA